ACGTGATGCCGCACCAACCCCGATTCCCGTTCTTCGACTATCCGTACATCGTCGTGTTGGTGGAGCTCGACGAAGGGGTGCGGCTGGTTTCGAACCTGTCCGACATCGATCCGGCCGACGTCACGGTCGGGATGCCGGTCGAGGTCTACTACCAGACCTTTGATGACGACCTTGTGCTGCACCAGTTCCGGCCGACAGAAGGAAACCGATGACGACCGCCAAGAGCCGCACCGCGACGCTGCAGTGGGCCGACATCGAAGTCGGCGACGAGGTTACCCCGCTCGAAATCCCGATCACCACAACAATGATCGTCGCCGGCGCGATCGCCTCGCGTGACTTCATGCCGGTGCACCACGACCGCGACTACGCCAACAAGCAGGGCTCGCCCAACCTGTTCATGAACATCCTGACCACCAACGGCTACTGCGTGCGTTTCCTCACCGACTGGGCCGGACCCGAGGCGATGGTCAAGAACCTGTCGATTCGCCTTGGTGTGCCATGCTTTCCCGACGATCCGCTGCGCTTCACCGGCAGCGTGACGGGCAAAACTAGGGGTTCAGGGGGCGAGAACTTCGTCGAAGTCACCTTCAAGGGCGCCAACAGCCTCGGCGATCATGTCTCCGGCACCGCGGTGCTGAGCCTGCTCGACGGGGCCGCCGAAAGCGACCTCCAAAGAGTCCAAGCATGAGAAGCTCGCTGCCCGGCAGCTGCGCCATTGTCGGCATCGGCCAGACCGAGTTCTCCAAGGAGTCGGGGCGCAGCGAGCTGCAATTGGCCTGTGAGGCAGTCAGTTCCGCGCTCGACGACGCCGGCCTGGCACCTGGCGACGTCGACGGCATGGTCACCTTCACCATGGACTCCAGCGACGAGATCGACGTGGCGCGCAGCGTGGGCATCGGCGACCTGAGCTTCTTTTCCCGCGTGCCGCACGGCGGCGGGGCGGCGGCCGGCACCGTCGTGCACGCGGCGATGGCCGTCGCGACCGGCGTCGCCGACGTGGTGGTGTGCTGGCGCGCGTTCAACGAGCGGTCCGGCTTCCGGTTCGGCGGCAGCGGACGCACCAGCGCCGAGACCCCGCTGTTCATGGCGCACTACGCGCCCTTCGGATTGCTCACTCCCGCGGCGTGGGTCGCGCTGCACGCCCAGCGCTACATGTCGACGTACGGGGTGACCAACGAGGACTTCGGTCGCATCGCCGTGGTCGATCGCGCGCACGCCGCCAGCAATCCCGACGCCTGGTTCTACCAGCGCCCGATCACACTGGAGGACCACCAGAATTCCCGCTGGATCGTCGAACCCGTGCTGCGGCTACTGGATTGCTGCCAGGAAAGCGACGGCGGGGTGGCGCTGGTGGTGACCAGCGCCGAACGCGCCCGCGACCTGCGCCAGCCGCCGGCGGTGATCACCGCGGCCGCCCAGGGCGCGGCCTACGAGGGCGAGATGATGACCAGTTACTACCGCGAGGACATCACCGGCCTGCCCGAGATGGGAGTGGTCGCCGACCGGCTGTGGCGCGACTCGGGCCTCAAGCCGCAAGACATCCAAACCGCCTTCATCTACGACCATTTCACGCCGTTCGTCTTCACGCAGCTCGAGGAGCTCGGCTTCTGCGGGCGCGGCGAAGCCAAGGACTTCGCCACCATCGAACGGCTGTCGCTCGGTGGCGAGCTGCCGATCAACACCAACGGCGGGCTGCTCGGCGAGGCCTACATCCACGGCATGAACGGCATCACCGAGGGCGTGCGCCAGGTGCGCGGCACCTCCTACAACCAAGTCGACAACGTCGAGCACGTGCTGGTCACCTCGGGGACCGGCGTGCCCACCAGCGGGCTGATTCTCGCGCCGGCCGACTGAGGGAGCGGAATGACCCAGGCTTCCGCGTTGACCCAGGCAACGGATACCCGCGAGCTCATCGTCGAGTCCGCGTACGCGTGTTTCCGCAGGCAAGGGCTGCAGAAGACGACGATCGTCGATATCGCGAGAACGGCCAACGTATCCCGGAGCACCGTTTACGAGTACTTCAGCGACAAGGGCGCCATTCTCGAAGCCTGCGCCGAGCACGCGTCCGAGCAGTTCTACCGCGAGATGTCCCAAGCGATGAACCGGGGCGTCTCACTGGAGGAAAAGCTAAGCCACGCCGCGGTATTCGTGACCCAGGCGCGAAAGGCCATCGCTTCCGGGAAGTACTTCGACGAAGACGCGATCAGCCTGCTGCTGACCAAGGACGCCGCCGTCCTGCTGCGCGAATGCGTCGAATTCTTCGCACCGTATCTGTCCGCCGCCAAGCTCACCGGTGAGGTCCGCAAGGACCTCGACGTGGAGGCCGCCGGCGAATGGTTCGCGCGCATACTGTTTTCGCTCTTCAGCACGCCGTCATCGACTTTGGACATGGACGACCCCGATGCCGTCGCCGAGTTCGTGCGCGCGCACGTGGTGCGTGGCTTCGCCGGCGATCGCCCGCGGCCGAGGCGGGCATAAAGCCGGTTGAGACCGTCAGGCCGTGGATGTCAACCATAGGGCACTCACCGGTACGGCGAGCATCTTTGGCCCAAAGGACAGGGTTTGCGGCCCGGTATGCATGACGATGCCGGCGCGGAAATCGTCGCCGATCCGCTGGGCGAGGTGCCGCAGTCCGCGGAAGTCGTTGGGCCCGACGGTAGATGCTGCTTTGACCTCGATGCCCACGACGTCACCCCGCCGATTTTCGAGTACGGCATCGACCTCAACTTGATCCCTGGTTCGGTAGTGGAAGAGCGCAACTTCTTCCTCGCACCAGGTCAGCTGGCGTGCCAGTTCCATCAGAACGAATCCCTCGAGGAGCGGCCCGAACTGACCAGTAGGCCGCAAGATGCTGCGAGTATCCGCACCGATCTGGTGTGCCGCGATGCCGGAGTCGACGAACGCGAGCTTGGGGGTTGTGGTTGCTCGGCTGCTGATGTTTCGGGACCACGCCGGTATCCGCTTGACGAGAAAGACCTCTTCGAGCAGTGCGACATACTTCTTCACCGTCGTGGCGCCGAGTCCGAGTTCGTTGCTCAATGTGGCGATGGACAGCAGCTGCCCCGATCGAGCGGCCAGCATCTGGACAAGCGCGCGCATCTCGGTTGTTCGCTCAATCTCCGACAATTGCTGCACGTCGCGCGCGATGAGGTCGCCGACGTAGGAATTGAAAAAGTTGCGGCGTCGGCGCTCGTCGGTTCGCGCAACTGCCTCAGGAAAGCCTCCACGAACAAGTCGGTCGGC
The nucleotide sequence above comes from Mycobacterium malmoense. Encoded proteins:
- a CDS encoding ATP-binding protein, with translation MNAALEDTRVVLVNGARQSGKSTLVRLVAKGRDAEWRDLDTALTRQAALEDPDGFVDQPGPMVIDEVQRAPDLLLSIKAQVDADPTPGRFLLTGSARVLGLRSLPDTLVGRMETIELWPFSQGEIDSAPDGFVDAVFTQGDLEAPSAYGGLRHGSTVSRAEYADRLVRGGFPEAVARTDERRRRNFFNSYVGDLIARDVQQLSEIERTTEMRALVQMLAARSGQLLSIATLSNELGLGATTVKKYVALLEEVFLVKRIPAWSRNISSRATTTPKLAFVDSGIAAHQIGADTRSILRPTGQFGPLLEGFVLMELARQLTWCEEEVALFHYRTRDQVEVDAVLENRRGDVVGIEVKAASTVGPNDFRGLRHLAQRIGDDFRAGIVMHTGPQTLSFGPKMLAVPVSALWLTSTA
- a CDS encoding Zn-ribbon domain-containing OB-fold protein; its protein translation is MASRLPPAISPDTEFFWNGLRERKLLIQRCGGCKALRHPPRPMCPKCRSLDWDPIESSGRGTVYSYVMPHQPRFPFFDYPYIVVLVELDEGVRLVSNLSDIDPADVTVGMPVEVYYQTFDDDLVLHQFRPTEGNR
- a CDS encoding MaoC family dehydratase, whose amino-acid sequence is MTTAKSRTATLQWADIEVGDEVTPLEIPITTTMIVAGAIASRDFMPVHHDRDYANKQGSPNLFMNILTTNGYCVRFLTDWAGPEAMVKNLSIRLGVPCFPDDPLRFTGSVTGKTRGSGGENFVEVTFKGANSLGDHVSGTAVLSLLDGAAESDLQRVQA
- a CDS encoding lipid-transfer protein translates to MRSSLPGSCAIVGIGQTEFSKESGRSELQLACEAVSSALDDAGLAPGDVDGMVTFTMDSSDEIDVARSVGIGDLSFFSRVPHGGGAAAGTVVHAAMAVATGVADVVVCWRAFNERSGFRFGGSGRTSAETPLFMAHYAPFGLLTPAAWVALHAQRYMSTYGVTNEDFGRIAVVDRAHAASNPDAWFYQRPITLEDHQNSRWIVEPVLRLLDCCQESDGGVALVVTSAERARDLRQPPAVITAAAQGAAYEGEMMTSYYREDITGLPEMGVVADRLWRDSGLKPQDIQTAFIYDHFTPFVFTQLEELGFCGRGEAKDFATIERLSLGGELPINTNGGLLGEAYIHGMNGITEGVRQVRGTSYNQVDNVEHVLVTSGTGVPTSGLILAPAD
- a CDS encoding TetR/AcrR family transcriptional regulator encodes the protein MTQASALTQATDTRELIVESAYACFRRQGLQKTTIVDIARTANVSRSTVYEYFSDKGAILEACAEHASEQFYREMSQAMNRGVSLEEKLSHAAVFVTQARKAIASGKYFDEDAISLLLTKDAAVLLRECVEFFAPYLSAAKLTGEVRKDLDVEAAGEWFARILFSLFSTPSSTLDMDDPDAVAEFVRAHVVRGFAGDRPRPRRA